One Polynucleobacter sp. MWH-Spelu-300-X4 genomic window carries:
- the accC gene encoding acetyl-CoA carboxylase biotin carboxylase subunit, whose protein sequence is MFKKILIANRGEIACRVIKTARKMGIKTVAVYSEADKDARHVELADEAVCIGPAPSRESYLVMDNIIKACKDTGAEAVHPGYGFLSENEAFAKRLEEEGITFIGPKHYSIAAMGDKIASKKLANEAKVNTIPGYNDAIDTPESAVEIAKGIGYPVMIKASAGGGGKGLRVAFNDKEAFEGFSACKNEARNSFGDDRVFIEKFVEEPRHIEIQVLGDSHGNAVYLWERECSIQRRHQKVIEEAPSPFISEETRKAMGEQAVALAKAVKYQSAGTVEFVVGKDQSFYFLEMNTRLQVEHPVTESITGLDLVEQMIRVASGEKLSFGQADIKRNGWSMECRINADDPYRNFLPSTGRLVRYQPPEEVDGVRVDTGVYEGGEIPMYYDSMIAKLIVHGKDRMDAITKMRAALNKFVIRGIHSNIPFQSALMQHPRFISGDFNTGFIAEEFPHGFRASDVKASDPGLMDALATAIHRRYLDRAAGIYGQLEGHEVKIPHEFVVGSGEPGKMDYVSTSVEEAARGYEVTVGGQVYAIDTDWTPGNIVYNAVVNGKEISAQLDRNGLFYRIQFDGVRVDSLVLTMRGAEMQKLMPFKEPPDMSKFLLSPMPGLLVDVAVTVGQKVEAGQRLAAIEAMKMENVLVAAQDGVVAEVMAAKGESLAVDQPILRFE, encoded by the coding sequence ATGTTTAAAAAGATTCTAATTGCTAACCGTGGTGAGATTGCTTGCCGCGTTATCAAAACAGCCCGAAAAATGGGCATCAAAACAGTTGCCGTTTACTCTGAAGCGGATAAGGATGCACGTCATGTTGAATTAGCTGATGAAGCTGTCTGTATTGGCCCAGCACCTTCTCGCGAATCTTATTTAGTGATGGATAACATCATTAAAGCTTGTAAAGATACAGGGGCTGAAGCGGTTCATCCTGGCTATGGGTTTTTGTCGGAGAACGAGGCTTTTGCAAAACGTTTAGAAGAAGAAGGTATCACTTTCATTGGCCCTAAGCATTACTCAATCGCTGCAATGGGTGACAAAATTGCTTCTAAAAAATTGGCGAATGAGGCAAAAGTAAACACAATTCCTGGTTATAACGATGCGATTGATACACCTGAATCAGCTGTTGAGATTGCTAAAGGTATTGGTTACCCAGTCATGATTAAGGCATCTGCTGGTGGCGGTGGTAAAGGTTTACGCGTTGCTTTCAATGATAAGGAAGCGTTTGAAGGTTTCTCAGCCTGTAAAAATGAAGCGCGTAATAGCTTTGGTGATGATCGTGTCTTTATTGAGAAGTTTGTTGAAGAACCTCGTCATATTGAGATTCAGGTCTTGGGTGACTCTCACGGTAATGCGGTTTACTTGTGGGAGCGCGAGTGCTCAATTCAGCGTCGTCACCAAAAAGTGATTGAGGAAGCTCCATCACCATTTATTAGCGAGGAAACTCGTAAAGCAATGGGTGAACAGGCTGTTGCTTTAGCTAAGGCCGTGAAGTACCAATCTGCTGGTACGGTTGAGTTCGTGGTAGGTAAAGATCAGTCTTTCTATTTCCTTGAAATGAATACTCGTTTACAGGTGGAGCATCCTGTTACTGAATCCATTACTGGTTTAGATTTGGTTGAGCAAATGATTCGCGTTGCTTCTGGTGAAAAGCTCTCATTTGGTCAAGCGGATATTAAACGTAATGGTTGGTCGATGGAGTGCCGTATTAATGCAGATGACCCTTACCGTAACTTCCTGCCATCAACAGGTCGTTTGGTGAGATATCAACCACCAGAGGAAGTTGATGGTGTGCGTGTTGATACGGGAGTCTATGAGGGTGGTGAGATTCCGATGTATTACGACTCAATGATTGCTAAGCTAATTGTTCATGGTAAAGATCGTATGGATGCCATTACAAAAATGCGTGCAGCGTTGAATAAGTTTGTGATTCGCGGCATCCATTCAAACATCCCTTTCCAATCTGCCTTGATGCAGCATCCTCGCTTTATTTCTGGTGATTTCAATACAGGATTTATTGCTGAAGAATTTCCACATGGGTTCCGCGCAAGTGATGTTAAAGCGAGTGATCCTGGTTTGATGGATGCTTTAGCAACTGCGATTCATCGCCGTTATTTGGATCGTGCTGCCGGTATTTATGGGCAATTAGAAGGTCATGAGGTAAAGATTCCTCATGAGTTTGTCGTGGGTTCTGGTGAGCCTGGCAAGATGGATTATGTGTCAACTTCTGTGGAAGAGGCAGCTAGAGGCTATGAGGTAACAGTAGGTGGTCAGGTGTACGCCATTGATACAGATTGGACTCCTGGAAATATCGTTTACAACGCTGTTGTGAATGGAAAAGAAATTTCCGCCCAGCTAGATCGCAATGGTTTGTTCTACCGTATTCAATTTGATGGTGTGCGCGTAGATAGCTTGGTGTTGACTATGAGAGGCGCTGAGATGCAAAAACTGATGCCTTTCAAAGAACCGCCTGATATGTCTAAATTCTTACTTTCTCCAATGCCAGGTTTATTGGTGGATGTTGCTGTGACAGTTGGTCAGAAAGTTGAGGCAGGCCAACGTTTAGCTGCTATTGAAGCTATGAAGATGGAAAACGTTTTAGTCGCGGCTCAAGATGGTGTAGTGGCTGAAGTGATGGCTGCCAAAGGTGAGAGCCTAGCTGTCGATCAACCTATCTTGCGTTTTGAGTAA
- a CDS encoding acyl-CoA carboxylase subunit beta → MHDIIKQLEAKREQARLGGGQKRINAQHGKGKLTARERIELLLDEGSFEEWDMFVEHRCNDFGMANESVPGDGVVTGYGMINGRLVFVFSQDFTVFGGSLSEAHAEKICKVMDQAMKVGAPVIGLNDSGGARIQEGVASLGGYAEIFQRNVSASGVIPQISLIMGPSAGGAVYSPALTDFIFMVKDSSYMFVTGPEVVKTVTHEEVTAEELGGAITHSTKSGVCDRSFENDVEAIMMLRRFFNYLPLSNKEKPPVRKGADSGERLDYSLDTLVPDNANKPYDMHELISKTVDDGDFFELQPDYAKNIIIGFARVEGQTVGIVANQPLVLAGCLDIKSSIKAARFVRFCDAFNIPVVTFVDVPGFMPGTAQEYGGIIKHGAKLLYAYAECTVPKITVITRKAYGGAYDVMASKHLRGDVNFAWPSAEIAVMGPKGAVEIIFREEKGDPAKLAEREAEYKSKFANPFVAGRRGYIDDVIMPHETRKRVARSLAMLKDKDLENPWRKHGNIPL, encoded by the coding sequence ATGCATGACATCATTAAGCAACTGGAAGCCAAGCGCGAGCAGGCACGCTTAGGGGGTGGTCAAAAACGTATCAATGCCCAACATGGCAAAGGTAAATTGACTGCGCGCGAGCGTATTGAGCTTTTATTAGATGAAGGCTCTTTCGAAGAGTGGGATATGTTTGTTGAACATCGTTGTAATGACTTTGGTATGGCTAATGAGTCTGTGCCTGGTGATGGTGTTGTAACAGGTTATGGCATGATCAATGGCCGTTTGGTATTCGTATTCTCGCAAGACTTCACTGTTTTCGGTGGTTCTTTATCGGAAGCGCACGCTGAGAAAATTTGTAAGGTGATGGATCAGGCAATGAAGGTTGGCGCACCAGTGATTGGTCTTAATGACTCTGGTGGTGCACGTATTCAAGAGGGTGTAGCATCGCTAGGTGGTTACGCTGAAATTTTCCAGCGCAACGTTTCTGCATCTGGTGTGATTCCTCAGATTTCATTGATTATGGGGCCTAGTGCTGGCGGTGCTGTGTATTCACCAGCATTAACTGATTTCATCTTTATGGTGAAAGATAGCTCTTATATGTTTGTAACCGGTCCTGAAGTTGTAAAGACTGTGACACATGAAGAGGTGACAGCTGAGGAGTTAGGTGGAGCGATAACTCACTCTACTAAATCGGGTGTGTGTGACCGTTCATTTGAGAACGATGTTGAAGCCATCATGATGTTGCGTCGCTTCTTCAATTATTTACCTCTTTCGAATAAAGAAAAACCACCTGTCCGTAAGGGTGCCGATAGTGGTGAGCGTTTGGATTATTCATTAGATACATTGGTGCCAGACAACGCTAATAAACCATACGATATGCATGAGTTAATTAGTAAGACTGTTGATGATGGAGATTTCTTCGAATTACAGCCTGATTACGCTAAAAATATCATTATTGGGTTTGCTCGTGTTGAGGGCCAGACAGTTGGTATTGTCGCTAATCAACCATTAGTGCTTGCTGGTTGTTTGGATATTAAGTCATCAATTAAAGCGGCACGTTTCGTCCGTTTCTGTGATGCTTTTAATATTCCAGTCGTTACTTTTGTTGATGTGCCAGGTTTCATGCCGGGTACAGCTCAAGAGTATGGTGGCATTATTAAGCATGGCGCAAAGCTACTTTACGCTTATGCTGAATGTACGGTTCCAAAAATTACAGTAATTACACGCAAAGCTTATGGTGGTGCATATGATGTGATGGCATCTAAGCATTTGCGCGGTGATGTGAATTTTGCATGGCCATCAGCTGAGATTGCCGTGATGGGTCCTAAGGGGGCGGTTGAGATTATCTTCCGTGAAGAGAAAGGAGATCCTGCTAAGTTAGCTGAACGCGAGGCTGAATATAAGTCTAAATTCGCTAACCCATTTGTGGCGGGTCGTCGTGGTTACATCGATGATGTGATCATGCCTCATGAAACACGTAAACGTGTAGCGCGTTCTTTGGCAATGCTTAAAGATAAGGATTTGGAAAATCCATGGCGCAAACACGGCAATATCCCCCTCTAA
- the meaB gene encoding methylmalonyl Co-A mutase-associated GTPase MeaB: MVDAICGPEAIPGPSQRRSVAKAITLLESTRADHRLRADELLNAILPKSGNSFRLGISGVPGVGKSTFIEALGLYLIGKGHRVAVLAIDPSSSVSGGSILGDKTRMEFLSVNEKAFIRPSPSSGTLGGVAEKTREAMLVAEAAGHDVVIVETVGVGQSETAVANMTDMFVLLQLPNAGDDLQAIKKGVMELADLVVINKVDLDPDAAMRAQLQIVSSLRLLGMHGNPEHAHHDDSLWHPHVMPMSALKSEGIAEFWGAVTNFENIQKKNGQFQLRRKQQAQSWMWERIEAGLKQNFRSNQAVQALLPKLSQAVNDGQVAASVAARRLLDLMK, encoded by the coding sequence TTGGTAGATGCGATATGTGGCCCAGAGGCTATACCTGGGCCATCTCAGCGTCGTTCAGTTGCTAAGGCGATTACTTTGCTTGAGTCAACTCGAGCAGATCATCGTTTGCGTGCAGATGAACTGCTAAATGCAATTCTCCCTAAAAGTGGCAATTCTTTTAGATTAGGTATTTCTGGTGTTCCCGGTGTTGGTAAGTCAACATTTATTGAGGCTTTAGGGCTTTATCTAATTGGTAAAGGTCATCGGGTTGCTGTTTTAGCTATTGACCCTTCTTCGAGTGTCTCGGGCGGCTCTATTTTGGGTGATAAGACTCGGATGGAGTTTTTATCAGTAAATGAAAAAGCTTTTATCCGCCCAAGCCCTTCTTCCGGAACATTGGGCGGCGTTGCTGAAAAGACTCGTGAGGCAATGTTGGTGGCTGAGGCCGCTGGCCATGATGTAGTGATTGTTGAAACAGTAGGAGTAGGGCAAAGTGAAACAGCTGTCGCTAATATGACAGATATGTTTGTGTTATTGCAGCTTCCTAATGCAGGTGATGATCTTCAGGCCATTAAAAAAGGTGTGATGGAATTGGCTGACTTGGTGGTTATTAATAAAGTAGATCTTGACCCAGACGCAGCCATGAGGGCTCAACTTCAAATTGTGAGTTCCCTACGTTTGTTAGGAATGCATGGTAACCCTGAGCATGCGCATCATGACGATTCTTTATGGCACCCCCATGTGATGCCTATGAGCGCTTTAAAGTCAGAGGGTATTGCTGAGTTTTGGGGTGCCGTTACTAATTTTGAAAATATTCAAAAAAAGAATGGTCAATTTCAACTACGCAGAAAGCAACAAGCTCAGTCTTGGATGTGGGAGCGTATCGAAGCAGGATTGAAACAAAATTTTAGATCTAATCAAGCCGTTCAGGCGTTATTGCCTAAGTTAAGTCAGGCAGTCAATGATGGTCAAGTTGCAGCATCAGTAGCGGCTAGACGGCTTTTAGATTTGATGAAATAA
- the scpA gene encoding methylmalonyl-CoA mutase, with the protein MSKANNNKWPEFSTPNMEAWNKSAGKSAPNGDIDALGWKTPDDIQLKALYTAADAEGLPFANTLPGFEPFVRGPQATMYSVRPWTIRQYAGFSTAEESNAFYRKALAAGGQGVSVAFDLATHRGYDSDHPRVTGDVGKAGVAIDSVEDMKILFNEIPLDKVSVSMTMNGAVLPILAGYVVAAEEQGVKQDQLSGTIQNDILKEFMVRNTYIYPPEPSMRIIGDIIEYTSQYMPKFNSISISGYHMQEAGANQALELAFTIADGKEYVKTALSKGLDVDDFAGRLSFFFAIGMNFYLEVAKLRAARLLWWKVMKEFSPKNPKSLMLRTHCQTSGWSLTEQDPYNNVVRTTVEAMAAVFGGTQSLHTNSFDEAIALPTEFSARIARNTQLIIQEETHITNVIDPWAGSYMMEKLTQDMADKALEIIQEVEAMGGMTKAVESGWAKLKIEAAAAEKQARIDSGKDVIVGVNKYKLAKEDSIDILAIDNNKVRDSQIARLKDVKAKRDNAKVQAALDALTKAAETNTGNLLGLAIDAIRLRATVGEVSDALEKVFGRHRADTQKVTGVYAAAYDSAEGWDKLKTEIADFAKQEGRHPRVMIAKLGQDGHDRGAKVVATAFADLGFDVDMGPLFQTPEECARQAIENDVHAVGISTLAAGHKTLVPAIIAELKKQGADDIIVFVGGVIPRQDYEELYEAGVKGIYGPGTPIPASAKDVLEQIRKAKK; encoded by the coding sequence ATGAGCAAAGCAAACAATAACAAGTGGCCAGAGTTTTCTACACCTAATATGGAGGCTTGGAATAAGTCAGCAGGAAAGTCCGCGCCTAATGGTGATATCGATGCTTTAGGTTGGAAGACGCCAGACGATATTCAATTAAAAGCTTTGTATACCGCAGCAGATGCGGAAGGATTACCGTTTGCTAATACTTTGCCTGGTTTTGAGCCGTTTGTTCGTGGTCCTCAGGCAACTATGTACTCAGTGCGCCCGTGGACTATACGTCAATACGCAGGTTTTTCAACTGCAGAGGAATCTAATGCTTTTTACCGTAAAGCTTTGGCTGCTGGGGGGCAAGGTGTTTCTGTTGCGTTCGATTTGGCAACACACAGAGGTTACGACTCAGATCATCCGCGTGTAACTGGTGATGTGGGAAAAGCAGGGGTTGCAATTGATTCTGTTGAAGATATGAAGATTTTGTTCAACGAGATTCCGTTGGATAAGGTTTCTGTTTCTATGACAATGAATGGTGCGGTATTACCTATCTTGGCCGGCTATGTTGTTGCCGCAGAAGAGCAAGGTGTTAAGCAGGATCAGTTATCAGGAACTATTCAGAATGATATTTTGAAAGAGTTCATGGTGCGTAATACCTATATTTATCCACCAGAGCCATCAATGAGAATTATTGGCGACATTATTGAGTACACCTCTCAGTACATGCCTAAGTTCAACTCAATTTCTATTTCTGGTTACCACATGCAGGAAGCCGGAGCTAACCAAGCTTTAGAGTTGGCTTTCACGATTGCTGATGGTAAAGAATATGTGAAAACTGCTCTTAGCAAAGGTTTAGATGTTGATGACTTCGCTGGTCGTTTATCTTTCTTCTTTGCTATTGGCATGAATTTCTATCTTGAGGTTGCCAAGTTGCGCGCTGCTCGTCTTTTGTGGTGGAAAGTGATGAAGGAGTTCAGTCCAAAGAATCCTAAATCATTGATGTTGCGCACACATTGCCAAACATCTGGCTGGTCTTTAACAGAACAAGATCCTTATAACAACGTGGTGCGTACTACTGTTGAGGCTATGGCTGCGGTATTCGGTGGTACACAGTCATTGCATACTAATTCATTCGATGAGGCAATTGCTTTACCAACTGAATTCTCAGCACGTATTGCACGTAATACACAGTTAATCATTCAAGAGGAAACTCATATTACGAATGTGATTGATCCTTGGGCTGGTTCTTATATGATGGAAAAGTTAACTCAGGATATGGCTGATAAGGCTTTAGAAATCATCCAAGAAGTTGAAGCCATGGGTGGTATGACAAAAGCAGTGGAAAGTGGTTGGGCTAAATTAAAGATTGAAGCCGCAGCTGCTGAAAAGCAGGCTCGTATTGACTCTGGTAAAGATGTCATTGTTGGTGTTAATAAGTACAAGTTAGCCAAAGAAGACAGTATTGATATTTTGGCAATTGATAACAATAAGGTGCGTGATTCTCAAATCGCTCGCTTGAAAGACGTTAAGGCTAAGCGTGATAACGCTAAAGTACAGGCGGCATTAGATGCGTTGACGAAAGCAGCTGAGACTAATACAGGTAATTTATTAGGTTTGGCAATTGATGCGATTCGTTTAAGAGCAACGGTTGGAGAAGTGTCTGATGCATTAGAGAAAGTTTTTGGGCGCCATCGCGCTGATACTCAAAAGGTGACCGGAGTGTATGCAGCTGCTTATGACTCAGCAGAAGGCTGGGATAAATTAAAAACAGAAATTGCCGACTTCGCTAAGCAAGAAGGCCGTCACCCACGTGTGATGATTGCGAAATTGGGGCAGGATGGACATGATCGAGGTGCGAAAGTGGTTGCCACTGCATTTGCTGATTTAGGCTTTGACGTAGATATGGGGCCTTTATTCCAGACCCCTGAAGAGTGTGCTCGCCAAGCTATTGAAAATGATGTGCATGCGGTAGGTATTTCTACGCTAGCTGCTGGTCATAAAACTTTGGTTCCAGCAATTATTGCTGAATTGAAAAAGCAAGGCGCTGATGACATTATTGTTTTCGTTGGTGGAGTGATTCCCCGTCAAGATTATGAAGAGCTTTATGAGGCTGGTGTAAAAGGAATTTATGGTCCAGGTACGCCTATTCCTGCATCTGCTAAAGATGTTTTAGAGCAAATTCGTAAAGCTAAAAAATAA
- a CDS encoding GntR family transcriptional regulator, which produces MNSKISLAPRPLYEEVAERLRSSIFSHELTPGSWIDEQAIAAQYGISRTPMREAIKVLAAEGLITMKMRRGAYVTEVSKSDTSEIFTVLALLEGQACRETATKATEKQLQDLDSIHMKLERAAADRDLDLFFAVNQAFHDKIQEICNNSWMTGVINDLRKVLKLQRRDSLSKRGRLESSLQEHRKLLSALLARDPDLSEKLMKEHLLKGQQAAK; this is translated from the coding sequence ATGAATTCAAAAATATCATTAGCCCCGCGCCCATTATACGAGGAAGTCGCAGAAAGATTGCGATCAAGCATTTTTTCTCATGAATTAACCCCAGGAAGCTGGATTGATGAGCAAGCTATTGCTGCCCAATACGGCATTAGTCGCACACCCATGCGCGAGGCAATTAAAGTATTAGCTGCTGAAGGCCTCATTACTATGAAAATGAGGCGTGGCGCTTATGTGACGGAAGTTAGTAAATCGGATACCAGTGAAATATTCACAGTGCTAGCTCTTCTAGAAGGGCAAGCTTGTCGAGAAACTGCTACTAAAGCTACTGAAAAACAGCTACAAGACCTAGATTCCATACACATGAAGCTAGAAAGAGCCGCAGCAGATCGTGATTTAGATCTATTTTTTGCAGTCAACCAGGCTTTTCACGACAAAATTCAAGAAATTTGCAATAACTCATGGATGACGGGAGTTATTAATGATTTAAGAAAAGTTCTTAAACTCCAACGTAGAGACTCATTAAGTAAGCGTGGACGACTAGAAAGTTCGCTCCAAGAACACAGGAAATTACTTAGCGCCCTACTTGCTAGAGACCCAGATCTCTCAGAAAAACTGATGAAAGAGCATCTACTTAAAGGGCAGCAAGCCGCAAAATAG
- a CDS encoding cytochrome c — MKRLLIAATLASFAFAAQAADVNKGQELVAKGNCAACHGEGLNKPVAPEYPKLAGQHADYLFHALKAYKTVNHPNVGRNNAIMAGQVAALSNKDLQDIAAYISSLPGTLVMKK, encoded by the coding sequence ATGAAACGTCTTTTGATTGCTGCGACTTTAGCTTCTTTTGCTTTCGCTGCCCAGGCTGCTGATGTTAATAAAGGCCAAGAGCTTGTTGCTAAAGGCAACTGCGCTGCTTGCCATGGTGAGGGGTTGAATAAGCCTGTTGCTCCTGAGTATCCTAAGTTGGCTGGTCAGCATGCCGATTATTTATTTCATGCCTTAAAAGCTTATAAAACAGTTAATCATCCAAATGTTGGCCGTAACAACGCCATCATGGCTGGACAAGTTGCTGCACTTAGCAATAAGGATTTACAAGATATAGCTGCTTACATTTCTAGTCTACCTGGCACTTTGGTGATGAAGAAGTAA
- a CDS encoding cytochrome c, which translates to MKKLLTVAVAAMTLVGTAVNAETITGDAKAAEAKVAMCIGCHAIPGYRASFPEIYSVPLLGGQSAGYIVAALQAYKKGDRKHPTMRSIAASLSDKDMADISEYYAAQTSATTINKLK; encoded by the coding sequence ATGAAAAAACTATTAACTGTTGCTGTTGCCGCTATGACTTTAGTTGGCACGGCTGTAAATGCTGAAACAATTACCGGTGACGCTAAAGCTGCTGAAGCTAAGGTGGCGATGTGCATTGGTTGCCATGCTATTCCAGGTTACCGTGCTAGCTTTCCAGAAATTTATTCCGTTCCTTTATTGGGCGGTCAAAGTGCTGGCTATATCGTGGCTGCATTACAAGCCTATAAAAAAGGTGATCGTAAGCACCCAACGATGAGAAGTATTGCTGCTAGTTTGTCTGATAAAGATATGGCTGACATTAGCGAATATTATGCAGCGCAAACGTCTGCAACAACTATTAATAAATTGAAGTAA
- a CDS encoding RidA family protein: MSKIAQRLAELQISLPTAGAPAAAYVMSAQTGNTLFLSGHIAKKDGKPLAGKLGLNMNTEEGKAAARSIAIDLMATMQAHLGNLDRVKRIVKVMSLVNSTQEYTEHHLVTNGCSELLFEVFGEAGKHARSAFGVAQIPLGACVEIELIAEVE, from the coding sequence ATGTCGAAAATTGCACAACGTTTAGCAGAGCTTCAAATTAGCCTACCTACAGCTGGGGCTCCTGCCGCAGCCTATGTGATGTCTGCCCAAACAGGTAACACCTTGTTTTTATCTGGTCATATTGCAAAAAAAGATGGGAAACCTCTTGCGGGCAAATTAGGCCTCAACATGAATACAGAAGAAGGCAAGGCCGCTGCTCGTAGCATTGCAATTGATCTTATGGCAACGATGCAGGCTCATTTGGGTAACCTAGATCGTGTCAAACGCATCGTTAAAGTCATGAGCCTTGTGAACTCTACCCAAGAATACACCGAGCATCATTTAGTAACAAACGGTTGCTCAGAACTATTATTTGAGGTCTTTGGTGAGGCAGGCAAGCATGCTCGTAGCGCCTTTGGCGTGGCGCAAATCCCACTAGGAGCATGCGTTGAAATTGAATTAATTGCTGAAGTTGAATAA
- a CDS encoding enoyl-CoA hydratase/isomerase family protein gives MHPSLHIQGSVATITLQNPELANRLSVTDLEAIQSHINAVNKNPDILALKLQSTGDYFCSGFDISSLDKGAEEKSLLFEVIVNAFEDCRPITVAVIQGGVYGGATDMALACDFRIGSTATEMFMPAAKLGIHFYQRGLERYVSRLGIDTAKRLLLCAEKIQSEEMKTLGFLTSLTSPEHLTQTADDLITNLLKMAPLSLLGMKKHLNLIARGCLDINELAKDIAQAQNSQDLQEGRAAWSEKRPPQFTGR, from the coding sequence ATGCATCCTAGCCTTCACATTCAAGGTTCTGTTGCAACCATTACGCTGCAAAACCCTGAGCTAGCTAATAGATTAAGCGTTACAGACCTTGAAGCTATTCAATCACACATTAACGCAGTTAATAAAAACCCTGATATTTTGGCTCTAAAGCTCCAATCAACTGGTGACTATTTTTGTTCGGGCTTTGATATCAGCAGTCTAGATAAAGGCGCTGAAGAAAAATCACTTTTATTTGAGGTCATCGTGAATGCCTTTGAAGACTGTCGCCCCATCACAGTTGCAGTAATCCAAGGCGGTGTTTATGGCGGTGCCACCGATATGGCTTTGGCATGTGACTTTCGTATTGGCAGCACTGCGACAGAAATGTTCATGCCAGCTGCAAAATTAGGTATCCACTTTTATCAAAGAGGTCTTGAACGTTATGTATCTCGCTTAGGCATTGATACAGCTAAACGTCTTTTACTATGTGCTGAAAAAATTCAATCTGAAGAAATGAAAACATTAGGGTTCTTAACAAGCTTAACTTCCCCAGAGCACCTGACGCAAACAGCGGACGATTTAATAACCAACCTATTAAAAATGGCACCACTTTCATTGCTAGGCATGAAAAAACATCTAAATCTAATTGCGCGTGGCTGTTTAGATATTAATGAACTAGCTAAAGACATTGCTCAAGCCCAAAACTCTCAAGACCTTCAGGAAGGTCGGGCCGCCTGGAGTGAAAAGCGTCCACCCCAATTTACTGGTCGTTAA
- a CDS encoding FAD:protein FMN transferase: MVKRCQALLGTFVEITIPNKYLDKHVSDVFNHAFKEIKLVEKLMSFHVPSSDLSCINHHAYEKDVIVHPYTYEVLVMAKQLFEDTEGAFDCSVAPELQKWGLLPETYQIDEVERGTLRDLDFKTNYAVSFRKPLCLDLGGIAKGYAVDKAVQVLINYGITHAVVNAGGDMRILGNQAEDIYIKHPLRPHQLIHIGQLSDGSIATSGIYYSKDKSLYKKQSALVIPKRKQSMLKNQSYSVMAKRCVVADGLTKALAIHQDVNAMYLKKYEAVGVIL, encoded by the coding sequence ATGGTGAAGCGTTGCCAAGCTTTGTTAGGAACTTTTGTGGAAATTACTATTCCTAATAAGTATTTAGATAAACATGTGAGCGATGTTTTTAATCATGCATTTAAAGAGATTAAATTAGTTGAAAAATTGATGTCTTTTCATGTGCCTAGTAGTGATTTGAGTTGTATCAATCATCATGCTTATGAAAAAGATGTCATAGTTCATCCTTATACCTATGAAGTATTGGTGATGGCTAAACAGTTATTCGAAGATACCGAAGGTGCCTTTGATTGTTCAGTTGCCCCTGAGTTGCAAAAATGGGGATTGCTTCCAGAAACCTATCAGATAGATGAGGTTGAGCGAGGTACTTTGAGGGATTTGGATTTTAAAACTAACTATGCTGTTAGTTTTAGGAAGCCACTTTGTTTGGATTTGGGAGGTATTGCAAAAGGTTATGCAGTTGATAAGGCAGTTCAGGTTTTAATCAATTATGGCATCACTCATGCCGTGGTGAATGCGGGTGGTGATATGAGGATCTTGGGTAATCAGGCTGAAGATATTTATATTAAACATCCGTTAAGGCCACATCAATTAATTCATATTGGTCAGCTATCAGATGGCTCAATTGCGACGTCGGGCATTTATTACTCTAAAGATAAAAGTCTTTATAAAAAGCAATCGGCATTAGTTATACCTAAAAGAAAACAATCTATGTTGAAAAACCAAAGCTATTCAGTAATGGCTAAAAGGTGTGTGGTTGCTGATGGTTTAACAAAGGCCTTGGCCATTCATCAAGATGTAAATGCCATGTATTTAAAAAAATATGAAGCGGTTGGGGTGATTTTGTGA
- a CDS encoding FMN-binding protein, with product MKWIPNPLISGLALGMATIPMVAHAKVYLSIDQAKKIMFGTTDMQHRPIILTKPIQEKMQQASSVTHPFDSSRIWKTPNGGWFIVDEVVGKHEMITYAVGINPDGSIKQLEILEYRESYGFEVSEASWRQQFVGKKVASPLKLNQDIQNISGATLSSKHLTDGVKRLMVMHDLALKNI from the coding sequence ATGAAATGGATACCTAATCCTTTGATTTCAGGCTTGGCATTGGGTATGGCTACTATACCGATGGTAGCCCATGCCAAGGTGTATTTATCTATTGATCAAGCTAAAAAAATAATGTTTGGTACAACGGATATGCAGCATCGCCCAATTATTTTGACAAAGCCTATACAAGAAAAGATGCAGCAGGCATCTTCAGTGACTCATCCCTTTGATTCCAGTCGCATATGGAAGACTCCTAACGGCGGATGGTTCATTGTTGATGAGGTTGTAGGCAAACATGAAATGATTACCTATGCAGTAGGGATTAATCCTGATGGCAGCATTAAGCAATTGGAGATTCTTGAGTATAGGGAGTCTTACGGTTTTGAAGTTTCTGAAGCATCGTGGCGCCAACAGTTTGTTGGTAAGAAAGTAGCCTCTCCGCTGAAGTTAAATCAAGATATTCAGAATATTTCAGGGGCCACTTTATCTTCCAAACATTTGACTGATGGCGTTAAACGTTTGATGGTGATGCATGACTTGGCTTTAAAGAATATCTAA